The nucleotide window ttttggagtttgtatgtgttttgtctctaggggccaccgtagtACAAAGCACAATAGTAGCTTGATATCAGACAGAATTGTcacatgatattttaaaaagctgtcaACTGAGCTATGTAGAGTTGGGTAATCACAATGAATCAGTTCGTTTTATGCGAGTTTACAGTATGGTAGTCTCAAGAGTCCTAAAAATGAAATGTGGGCGCATGATTGcggaaaatgaaggaaaaaagttACATTAATTATTGATTAATTATATTATACAAAACCAAAATATTGTCTTAGCCCCTTTTTTGTTTCCCATACTTGTCATCAATAGGATTGTTgcacagtaaaaagaaaaaaaacaagacagaaaataaCGCCACCCCAGTGATGTCAGCAGAAAAACTTTATTACAGTTGTTATTTTTGGTACCTTTTTGGTGTTATTACTGTCACAGGTCTAGAACTGCTATCACTGAAAAGATAAatcatttaacttattttatgaaTATAAAACTGATGATATAtctctatataaaaaaaaaggaaaggtaaTAGTAATAGGTATATGGATATTTATTCGAATTCATATTACTCCACACTATTACATTTACTAAACACATTTCCATGATCAttgaaataaatagataaatatatttgtatttataacattatatAAATATTGCACTTTATAAGTCACTTAGAAAAGGTGTGTTAAATATTTATCCTTCCTCAGCCCTATGCAGGCACTTAAATCTGGTTAGAAAAACCCAACTAAacaagaaaagtagaagcaaACTTCGGTGGTACATTCAGTAGGtcctttcacagttttttagtggttagtgtgtgttttcctgttaGTTAATAAAGGATGAAGAGAAGTCCCAATAGAAAATGGATTACATTCATTCTGATAGAAAATGCATTACTTATAACAACAGCTGTAGTGCTTGTTGTTGAAGTAATTGTTGTTGGGGCAGATGTTGCTGatgttggtgctgcagtgattgtggttggagcagcagttactgtggtttgtgctgctgttggaGAAGGTGATGTTGCGGAGGGTGGTGTGGGAGAGGTTGTGGTTATGGTTAGGGATGGTGCAGTTGTTAAAGTGGTTTGACCTGCTGCTCCTAAACCAACAACAGTTGGTTTAGgagcagctgtagttgttgttgtcgtTGGCGCCACTGTTGGTGTTGTTttagcagctgttgttgtggttggtgcagctgtggttgtggtcgGAACAGCTATTGTTGTGGTTAGTGCagcagtggttgtggttggtgtcACTATTGTCATGGTTGTtgaagctgtggttgttgtttgcgcagctgtgtttgtggctgctgcagctgtggttgtggttggtgccgcTGTGGTCTTCGTTTGAGTTGTCGTTGTGGGAGCagatgctgttgttgttggagctgttgtggttgtggtTTGAGTGCCAGTTGGTGTTTTtggtgcagttgttgttgtggttgttacCACAGTGCTTGGTAAtgcagtggttgtggttggggCCATTGTGGTCGTGCTTgatgcagctgttgttgtggttggtacAGCTGTTGCTGTGATTGGAACTTTAGTGGGTGGGGCCGCAGTGGTTGGGCCTGCAGAGGTTGGTGCCGGTGATAATGTTGTCGTGATTGTTGCagcagtggttgtggttggtgccgcTGTTGTTGGAATTGTTGCAggtgtggttgtggttggtacAGCAGTGGTTGTGATTGGTGTCACCGTGGTTGTGGTTTGAGCACCAGTTAATGTTGTTGTagtagctgttgttgttgttggagcagctgttgttgtggttggtgccactggtgttgtggttggagcagctgtagttgttgttggaaaagaagaagatgttATGCTTGGTGGCACtattgttgtggttggtgcaacagtggttgttggagcagctgtagttgttgttggtgtaGCAGAttttgtggttggagcagctgttgtcgTGGTCGGTGCCATTGTTGCTGTGGTTTGAgctactgttgttgtggttggagccaCTGATGTTGTGGTTTGTGCCACAGTTGTTGTCGTTGACgccactgttgttgtggttggagcagctgtagtCGTTGTTTGTGCAAGAGATGTTGTGGTTGGAGCCACTCTTGTTGTGGTTGTAGCAGCTGTAGTCGTTGTTGGTGCAGCAGATGGTGTGGTTGGAgccactgttgttgtggttggagaagcAGATGTTGTGGTCGGtacaactgttgttgtggttgaagCCACAGTGGTTGTCATTGGTGCCACTGTTGTTGTAAATGGAGCAGGAGTTGTGGTTTctgcaactgttgttgtggttggagcagctgttgttgtggtggaTGCCACAGTGGTTGTGGTTAGTTCCACTGTTTTGTGGTTGgaacagctgttgttgttgtggctggAGCAAATGTTGTTGTGGTGGGTGCCACAGTGGTTGTCGTTGGTGCAACAGTTGTTGTGGTAGTTGCCACTGTAG belongs to Oreochromis niloticus isolate F11D_XX linkage group LG17, O_niloticus_UMD_NMBU, whole genome shotgun sequence and includes:
- the LOC112842621 gene encoding mucin-5AC-like is translated as MTTTVASTTTTVVPTTTSASPTTTTVAPTTPSAAPTTTTAATTTTRVAPTTTSLAQTTTTAAPTTTTVASTTTTVAQTTTSVAPTTTTVAQTTATMAPTTTTAAPTTKSATPTTTTAAPTTTVAPTTTIVPPSITSSSFPTTTTAAPTTTPVAPTTTTAAPTTTTATTTTLTGAQTTTTVTPITTTAVPTTTTPATIPTTAAPTTTTAATITTTLSPAPTSAGPTTAAPPTKVPITATAVPTTTTAASSTTTMAPTTTTALPSTVVTTTTTTAPKTPTGTQTTTTTAPTTTASAPTTTTQTKTTAAPTTTTAAAATNTAAQTTTTASTTMTIVTPTTTTAALTTTIAVPTTTTAAPTTTTAAKTTPTVAPTTTTTTAAPKPTVVGLGAAGQTTLTTAPSLTITTTSPTPPSATSPSPTAAQTTVTAAPTTITAAPTSATSAPTTITSTTSTTAVVISNAFSIRMNVIHFLLGLLFILY